A window of the Tunturibacter empetritectus genome harbors these coding sequences:
- a CDS encoding dihydrofolate reductase family protein translates to MAKLVYGLNQSLDGYVDHLKFKPSVALFRHFIEHIQELAGIVYGRRMYEVMRYWDEDLPDWAAEEHDFAAAWRSKPKWVVSRALKSVGPNATLIEDDIETVIRGLKAQHVGEFEVAGPDLAGSLTDLGLIDEYRLYLHPVVLGRGKPFFSGPRPPLRFVASDLIGEDVVRLTYVPA, encoded by the coding sequence ATGGCAAAGCTTGTTTATGGATTGAATCAGTCTTTGGATGGCTACGTCGACCATCTGAAATTTAAGCCAAGCGTGGCGCTCTTTCGTCACTTCATAGAGCACATACAGGAGCTAGCGGGCATTGTGTACGGTCGCCGCATGTATGAGGTAATGCGTTATTGGGACGAAGACCTTCCGGACTGGGCCGCGGAGGAGCACGACTTCGCGGCGGCATGGCGGAGCAAGCCGAAGTGGGTTGTGTCGCGCGCGTTGAAGTCGGTCGGGCCCAACGCCACGCTTATCGAAGATGACATCGAGACGGTTATACGCGGGCTGAAGGCACAGCACGTCGGAGAATTTGAGGTTGCCGGACCAGACTTGGCAGGAAGCCTAACCGACCTTGGTCTTATTGATGAGTATCGACTTTACCTTCACCCCGTCGTACTTGGTCGCGGCAAGCCATTCTTCTCCGGTCCTCGGCCGCCACTCCGCTTTGTGGCCAGCGATCTAATTGGCGAGGACGTGGTCAGGTTGACGTACGTTCCCGCTTAA
- a CDS encoding DUF4760 domain-containing protein → MNAIQQAELILKLYELRREAVMREARSYVGGDFLPASASELIQIVSTGDRRSSFVLQVYGYWEMVAAFVTSGALDAELLYNTCPEVYFQYAKIQTYLAQFREEMNLPEFLINVEQLIEGSRKGRKRLEAMQKNLAAIAEARSRPPIKPRAKK, encoded by the coding sequence GTGAACGCCATTCAGCAGGCTGAACTGATTCTGAAACTGTATGAACTCCGGCGGGAGGCGGTCATGCGTGAAGCGCGCTCCTATGTAGGCGGCGATTTTCTACCCGCATCCGCCAGCGAATTGATCCAGATCGTGAGTACAGGAGACAGGCGCAGTAGTTTTGTTCTTCAGGTGTATGGGTACTGGGAGATGGTCGCTGCTTTTGTAACTAGCGGTGCCCTTGACGCCGAGTTGCTCTATAACACCTGCCCCGAGGTCTACTTCCAATACGCCAAAATTCAGACCTACCTGGCACAGTTCCGCGAAGAGATGAACCTGCCCGAGTTCCTGATAAACGTCGAACAGCTTATCGAAGGATCACGCAAGGGCCGCAAGCGTCTCGAAGCCATGCAAAAGAACCTGGCAGCTATCGCCGAAGCACGAAGCCGCCCTCCAATAAAGCCACGCGCAAAGAAATAA
- a CDS encoding acyltransferase family protein produces MNSVSDLSSGSQSKNHYEVLDGLRGVAALLVVAFHILEPNDHGIRFNQIINHGYLAVDFFFLLSGFVVAYAYDDRWPRMSQWNFYKRRLIRLQPMIVMGSLIGAALFYFQRGSAFPLIATTPSWKLLAVMFFGCTLLPLPTQFDIRGWDEMHPLNGPAWSLFFEYIANILYACWLRKLSTRWLSLLTALSAILLLHMLVTGEGDAIGGWALNGAQLHIGFARLLYPFLAGMLLMRSGKRIHVRHGFYLCSLLLVICFALPRFGGLNHLWMNGLYEAFCIIAVFPIIVAIGAGNLKATVASNRLCRTLGDISYPLYLTHYPLIYLYTAWIGQGVHSLGQRAAWGTLLWFTAVAIGYACLKLYDEPVRAWLSRRFLQSTSPGAAVHIPGTDPAFPVDPARF; encoded by the coding sequence ATGAATAGCGTCTCAGATCTTTCCAGCGGTTCCCAGTCAAAAAATCATTACGAAGTCCTGGATGGCTTGCGCGGCGTCGCAGCACTCCTGGTCGTCGCCTTCCACATCCTGGAACCGAACGACCACGGCATCCGGTTCAACCAGATCATCAACCACGGTTATCTGGCCGTCGACTTCTTTTTCCTGCTCTCCGGCTTTGTAGTGGCCTACGCCTACGACGACCGCTGGCCCCGCATGAGCCAATGGAACTTTTACAAGCGCCGCCTTATCCGTCTTCAGCCCATGATCGTTATGGGTAGCCTCATCGGCGCCGCGCTTTTCTACTTCCAACGAGGCTCTGCCTTTCCGCTCATTGCCACAACTCCATCGTGGAAGCTGCTCGCCGTCATGTTTTTCGGCTGCACGCTTCTTCCGCTGCCGACCCAATTCGATATCCGCGGCTGGGACGAGATGCATCCGCTCAATGGCCCCGCCTGGTCTCTCTTCTTCGAGTACATCGCCAATATCCTTTACGCTTGCTGGCTGCGCAAGCTCTCGACTCGTTGGTTAAGCCTGCTTACAGCACTTTCTGCCATTCTTCTCCTTCACATGCTGGTCACCGGGGAGGGCGACGCCATCGGAGGTTGGGCGCTCAACGGAGCGCAGCTTCACATAGGGTTTGCACGCTTGCTCTATCCCTTCCTTGCAGGCATGCTGCTCATGCGCTCGGGTAAGCGAATTCATGTACGCCATGGTTTCTATCTGTGCAGCCTGTTACTGGTCATTTGCTTTGCGCTGCCGCGCTTCGGTGGTCTTAACCATCTCTGGATGAACGGCCTCTACGAAGCATTTTGCATTATCGCCGTCTTCCCGATTATCGTTGCCATTGGGGCCGGAAATCTGAAGGCCACCGTTGCTTCCAATCGGCTCTGCCGCACTCTGGGGGACATCTCCTACCCGCTTTACCTGACCCACTACCCCCTGATCTACCTCTACACCGCCTGGATTGGGCAAGGCGTGCACAGCCTGGGTCAGCGCGCTGCATGGGGCACTCTTCTCTGGTTTACAGCCGTGGCGATTGGGTATGCCTGCCTCAAACTTTACGACGAACCCGTCCGCGCATGGCTGAGCCGGCGTTTTCTTCAAAGTACTAGCCCTGGTGCAGCAGTCCACATTCCAGGTACCGACCCAGCATTCCCAGTTGATCCAGCACGCTTCTGA
- a CDS encoding tetratricopeptide repeat protein — protein sequence MQTASHTGSKPLRQSLGRPSVILSLILSTLLLASIPALAQLPAGAIDTTAPPKTAAQDPARAQANDALDKRDYPTALKILTPLADKNPTDAHLLYDLAFTQDALAETPAQTTAAEQTYRRAIAADPAYFDPHLALGLLLARGGRLTDAHNELQKAITLTTDNPALKGRAYRALARIDQSVNPPAASDELLSAIKITPETPGDILLSGELAEASGDSTAAELAYRRLLAVDPQNHDATAALTHLLLHQQQPEKAESLLTAALAKDPDNPTLNAQLASLYEQQGKTAQAIPLAAKLHAAHPEDSAITRLLARLYSRNQQYDQAAPLYNGLLTRSTQDPTLLDDSADVQIHLKNFAEAEALLKRALAQTSAFPTKDDLAQAASHLAFAASANNDPTTTLQALDIRGKVQPQSPSSLFLAATAHDKLHHTKQATDLYKQFLSVANGQFPDEEWEARHRLLTLDHMK from the coding sequence ATGCAGACCGCAAGCCACACCGGGTCGAAGCCGCTACGCCAGTCCCTCGGCCGTCCCTCCGTCATCCTGTCGCTGATACTTTCCACACTTCTCCTCGCGTCCATTCCGGCCCTTGCCCAACTCCCGGCAGGTGCCATCGACACCACCGCTCCCCCGAAAACCGCCGCACAAGACCCCGCCCGCGCTCAGGCCAACGACGCCCTTGACAAGCGGGACTACCCCACCGCCCTCAAAATTCTCACCCCACTCGCTGACAAGAATCCTACCGACGCCCACCTCCTCTACGACCTGGCCTTCACCCAGGACGCGCTCGCTGAAACTCCAGCCCAGACCACCGCCGCTGAGCAAACCTATCGGCGCGCCATCGCTGCCGACCCCGCCTACTTTGACCCCCATCTCGCCCTCGGCCTCCTCCTCGCTCGCGGCGGCCGGCTCACCGACGCCCACAACGAGCTTCAAAAAGCCATTACCCTCACCACCGATAACCCAGCCTTGAAAGGCCGCGCCTACCGCGCCCTCGCCCGCATCGATCAGTCCGTCAATCCCCCCGCCGCCAGCGATGAACTCCTCTCTGCCATCAAAATCACCCCCGAAACCCCAGGAGACATCCTCCTCTCCGGCGAGCTAGCCGAGGCCTCCGGCGACTCCACCGCCGCCGAACTAGCGTACCGTCGCCTCCTCGCCGTCGACCCGCAGAATCACGACGCCACCGCCGCCCTCACCCATCTCCTCCTCCACCAGCAACAACCCGAAAAGGCCGAATCACTCCTGACTGCCGCCCTCGCCAAAGACCCCGATAACCCCACCCTCAACGCCCAGCTCGCCAGCCTCTACGAGCAGCAGGGCAAGACCGCCCAGGCCATCCCCCTCGCCGCCAAACTCCACGCTGCACACCCCGAAGACTCCGCCATCACCCGCCTCCTCGCCCGTCTCTACAGCCGAAACCAGCAGTACGACCAGGCCGCGCCGCTCTACAACGGCCTCCTGACCCGATCCACGCAGGATCCCACTCTCCTCGACGACAGCGCCGATGTTCAGATTCATCTCAAAAACTTCGCCGAGGCCGAAGCCCTCCTCAAACGTGCCCTCGCCCAGACCAGCGCCTTCCCCACCAAAGACGATCTTGCCCAGGCGGCCAGCCATCTCGCCTTCGCAGCGTCCGCAAACAACGACCCCACAACAACCTTGCAAGCTCTCGATATTCGTGGTAAAGTGCAGCCACAGTCACCGTCGTCCCTGTTCCTCGCGGCAACTGCGCACGACAAGCTGCACCACACCAAACAGGCGACCGACCTGTACAAACAGTTCCTCTCCGTGGCAAACGGCCAGTTTCCGGACGAGGAGTGGGAGGCCCGCCACCGCCTCCTCACCCTCGATCACATGAAGTAG
- the aqpZ gene encoding aquaporin Z, giving the protein MDLSKRAAAEFFGTFWLVFGGCGSAVLAAAFPNLGIGFVGVSLAFGLTVLTMAFAIGHVSGCHLNPAVSIGLVVGKRFAPSELLPYIIAQVLGAVAGSGVLYLIASGKPGFSLAAGFASNGYADHSPGGYSLLACFVAEVVLTAFFLLVILGATDERAPKGFAPIAIGLCLTLIHLISIPVTNTSVNPARSTGPAIFVGGWALSQLWLFWVAPILGAVLGGLVSTAFFAAPQPPIREEMARDKP; this is encoded by the coding sequence ATGGATCTCTCCAAACGAGCAGCAGCGGAGTTCTTCGGCACCTTCTGGCTTGTCTTCGGCGGCTGCGGCAGCGCCGTCCTCGCCGCGGCGTTCCCCAACCTGGGAATCGGATTCGTCGGCGTATCCCTGGCCTTCGGTCTCACCGTCCTCACGATGGCCTTCGCCATCGGCCACGTCTCCGGCTGCCACCTGAACCCCGCCGTCTCCATCGGCCTGGTCGTCGGCAAACGCTTCGCACCCTCCGAACTGCTGCCCTACATCATTGCGCAAGTTCTCGGAGCCGTTGCCGGCTCCGGCGTCCTATATCTCATCGCCAGCGGCAAACCTGGTTTCTCCCTCGCCGCCGGCTTCGCCTCCAACGGCTACGCCGACCACTCCCCCGGCGGCTACTCTCTCCTGGCCTGCTTCGTAGCCGAGGTCGTTCTCACCGCCTTCTTCCTTCTCGTCATCCTCGGCGCCACCGACGAGCGCGCCCCCAAAGGCTTCGCGCCAATCGCCATCGGCCTCTGCCTCACGCTGATCCACCTCATCAGCATTCCCGTCACCAACACCTCGGTGAACCCCGCCCGAAGCACCGGTCCCGCAATCTTCGTAGGAGGCTGGGCACTCAGCCAGCTCTGGCTTTTCTGGGTAGCGCCAATCTTAGGTGCCGTCCTTGGCGGGCTTGTCTCCACAGCTTTCTTCGCCGCCCCGCAACCACCTATCCGCGAAGAGATGGCCCGCGACAAACCCTAG
- a CDS encoding prolipoprotein diacylglyceryl transferase, whose amino-acid sequence MFPYIDIGPIHLGTFGLLLWLAAVAATVVLHKNFVRNGVDADALNVVAFVVIAGVLGAKAWHELQNPADLYAAYRQIIAPGWHRPFAVAMDFLHWFQAGFAWFGGMLAGIAMLMWQGRMEKPDGLAGGKAAVRMLDLAAPAAAIGYGVGRIGCLTSGDGDYGINTTLPWGVHMAKDALVLPTPPDALVQPTPVYEFLFAMALGWLLWQLGKKARPLGWMTGLYLFLSGIARFLVEFVRVNPRLYWGMSNAQVAALGSVVVGLIVLLVTRRGSVAVAPVVEVTS is encoded by the coding sequence ATGTTTCCCTATATCGATATTGGCCCGATTCACCTGGGTACGTTTGGGTTGTTGTTGTGGCTGGCGGCGGTGGCGGCGACGGTGGTGCTGCATAAAAACTTTGTCCGGAATGGTGTGGATGCGGATGCACTGAACGTCGTGGCTTTCGTCGTGATCGCGGGGGTGCTGGGCGCGAAGGCGTGGCATGAGCTGCAGAATCCGGCTGATCTTTATGCGGCGTACCGGCAGATTATTGCGCCGGGATGGCATCGGCCGTTTGCGGTGGCGATGGATTTTCTGCATTGGTTTCAGGCTGGGTTTGCTTGGTTTGGCGGGATGCTCGCCGGGATTGCGATGCTGATGTGGCAGGGCAGGATGGAGAAGCCGGATGGGCTGGCCGGGGGGAAGGCCGCCGTGCGCATGCTGGATCTGGCGGCTCCTGCAGCGGCGATTGGATATGGCGTGGGGCGGATTGGGTGTTTGACGTCAGGTGATGGAGACTACGGCATCAATACGACGCTGCCTTGGGGCGTGCACATGGCGAAGGATGCGCTGGTGTTGCCGACTCCGCCGGATGCGCTGGTGCAGCCTACGCCAGTGTATGAGTTTCTGTTTGCGATGGCGCTGGGTTGGCTGCTTTGGCAGCTCGGGAAGAAGGCGAGGCCACTAGGATGGATGACGGGGCTTTATCTTTTTCTGAGTGGGATCGCGCGATTCCTGGTGGAGTTTGTGCGGGTGAATCCGCGGCTTTACTGGGGGATGAGCAATGCGCAGGTGGCTGCGCTGGGGTCGGTGGTGGTGGGGCTGATTGTGCTGCTGGTGACGCGGCGAGGGAGTGTTGCAGTGGCGCCGGTGGTTGAGGTTACTTCGTAA